Proteins from a genomic interval of Mustela lutreola isolate mMusLut2 chromosome 4, mMusLut2.pri, whole genome shotgun sequence:
- the DKK1 gene encoding dickkopf-related protein 1, whose protein sequence is MTAPGAVGAARVLAALVAAALCGHLQLGVSATLNSVLVNSNAIKNLPPALGGAAGHPGSAVSAAPGMPYEGGNKYQTIDNYQPYPCAEDEECSTEEYCASPTRGGGAGAQICLACRKRRKRCMRHAMCCPGNYCKNGICMPSDHNHFHRGEIEETILESAGNDHSTVDGYSRRTTLSSKLYHTKGQEGSVCLRSSDCATGLCCARHFWSKICKPVLKEGQVCTKHRRKGSHGLEIFQRCYCGEGLSCRIQKDHHQASNSSRLHTCQRH, encoded by the exons ATGACGGCCCCGGGCGCAGTGGGAGCCGCCCGAGTCTTGGCCGCGCTGGTAGCGGCCGCCCTCTGCGGTCACCTCCAGCTCGGAGTGAGCGCCACCTTGAACTCGGTTCTCGTCAATTCCAACGCCATCAAGAACCTGCCCCCGGCGCTGGGCGGCGCTGCCGGGCACCCGGGCTCCGCAGTCAGCGCGGCCCCCGGGATGCCGTACGAGGGCGGGAACAAGTACCAGACCATTGACAACTACCAG ccctaCCCGTGCGCGGAGGACGAGGAGTGCAGCACCGAGGAGTACTGCGCCAGCCCCACCCGCGGAGGGGGCGCGGGCGCGCAAATCTGCCTGGCCTGCAGGAAGCGCCGAAAACGCTGCATGCGCCACGCTATGTGCTGCCCCGGGAATTACTGCAAAAACG GAATATGTATGCCTTCTGATCACAATCATTTCCATCGAGGGGAAATCGAAGAAACCATTCTCGAAAGTGCTGGTAACGATCACAGCACCGTGGATGGGTATTCCCGAAGAACAACGCTTTCTTCAAAGCTGTATCATACCAAAG GACAAGAAGGTTCGGTCTGTCTCCGCTCTTCAGACTGTGCTACGGGGCTGTGTTGTGCTAGACACTTCTGGTCCAAGATCTGTAAACCGGTCCTAAAAGAAGGTCAGGTGTGCACCAAGCACAGGAGAAAAGGCTCCCACGGGCTGGAGATATTCCAGCGTTGTTACTGTGGAGAGGGTCTGTCTTGCCGGATACAGAAAGATCACCATCAAGCCAGTAACTCTTCCAGACTCCACACCTGTCAGAGACACTAA